One segment of Streptomyces roseifaciens DNA contains the following:
- a CDS encoding S41 family peptidase, with the protein MPGPSMFHPQRRARRGAALTLVFAGVLATGAAAGSWTPQGQDGRKATEARAAARTAARPADLAVADPGGGAGAPVDHAEVEAAAAQAVEDGRSGTEAAAEVVGRSGDRWSAVYSAREYEGLERALDGAYIGVGLSARRGGDGRTEIDSVRPGSPADRAGLRSGDRLRTVDGAPADGRPVTDVVALLRGDGAAGSAPGTPVRIEVERAGRSWARTLYRERLATESVTAEHLVRGEVAALRIKVGSFTRGAGDQVRAAAAAAQPGEGILLDLRGNSGGLVGEAVRAASAFLDGGLVATYDVHGSQRSLEARAGTVTALPLVVLVDGGTMSAAELLAGALQDRGRAVVVGSRTFGKGSVQMPSLLADGSVAELTVGHYRTPAGRAVDGAGIAPDLLVHGDAEERARTVLSGLGGGS; encoded by the coding sequence ATGCCCGGCCCGTCGATGTTCCATCCGCAGCGCCGCGCCCGCCGGGGTGCCGCGCTGACGCTGGTCTTCGCGGGCGTGCTGGCCACCGGCGCCGCGGCCGGCTCCTGGACCCCGCAGGGACAGGACGGCCGGAAGGCGACGGAGGCCCGCGCGGCCGCGCGCACCGCGGCGAGACCCGCGGACCTCGCCGTCGCGGATCCGGGCGGCGGCGCGGGCGCCCCCGTGGACCACGCGGAGGTCGAGGCCGCCGCGGCGCAGGCCGTCGAGGACGGCCGGTCCGGCACCGAAGCCGCCGCCGAGGTCGTCGGCCGCAGCGGCGACCGCTGGAGCGCCGTCTACAGCGCCCGCGAGTACGAGGGCCTGGAGCGCGCCCTGGACGGTGCCTACATCGGGGTGGGCCTGTCCGCGCGGCGCGGCGGCGACGGCCGCACCGAGATCGACAGCGTGCGCCCAGGCAGCCCCGCGGACCGCGCCGGCCTCCGCTCCGGCGACCGGCTGCGCACCGTCGACGGAGCGCCCGCCGACGGCCGTCCCGTCACCGACGTCGTGGCCCTGCTGCGCGGCGACGGCGCGGCCGGCTCCGCCCCCGGCACGCCCGTGCGGATCGAGGTCGAGCGCGCCGGCCGCAGCTGGGCGCGCACGCTGTACCGGGAGCGGCTGGCCACCGAGAGCGTGACGGCCGAGCACCTCGTCCGGGGCGAGGTCGCCGCCCTGAGGATCAAGGTCGGTTCGTTCACCCGGGGCGCCGGCGACCAGGTGCGCGCCGCGGCCGCGGCGGCACAGCCCGGCGAGGGCATCCTGCTGGACCTGCGGGGGAACTCGGGCGGCCTGGTCGGCGAGGCGGTACGGGCCGCCTCCGCCTTCCTCGACGGCGGGCTGGTCGCCACCTACGACGTGCACGGCAGCCAGCGCTCCCTGGAGGCGCGGGCCGGCACGGTCACCGCCCTGCCGCTCGTCGTCCTGGTCGACGGCGGCACGATGAGCGCGGCCGAACTGCTGGCGGGCGCCCTGCAGGACCGCGGCCGCGCCGTCGTCGTCGGCTCGCGGACCTTCGGCAAGGGCTCCGTGCAGATGCCGAGCCTGCTCGCGGACGGCTCGGTCGCCGAGCTCACCGTGGGCCACTACCGCACCCCCGCCGGCCGCGCCGTCGACGGCGCGGGCATCGCCCCGGACCTGCTGGTCCACGGCGACGCCGAGGAGCGGGCCCGCACAGTATTGAGTGGCCTCGGGGGCGGGTCCTAG
- the ftsX gene encoding permease-like cell division protein FtsX, with product MRAQFVLSEIGVGLRRNLTMTFAVIVSVALSLALFGGSLLMREQASTMKGYWYDKVNVSIYLCNKTDAESFPSCAKGAATEDQKKEIRADLEKMSVVQKVEFETADEAYKHYKEQFDKKSPIAGFVTPDQMQESFRVKLKDPTKFEVISTAFSQRPGVQMVQDQKDVLSNLFNLVNGMNYAALGVMALMLVVALMLIVNTVRVSAFSRRRETGIMRLVGASSFYIQIPFIMEAAFAGLLGAGLACVLLVSGHYFLVNNWLVDQIDLIQFIGWDAVLAKLPLVLAIGLLMPALAAFAALRKYLKV from the coding sequence ATGCGCGCCCAGTTCGTCCTCTCGGAGATCGGCGTCGGTCTCCGCCGCAATCTCACGATGACCTTCGCGGTGATCGTCTCCGTGGCCCTCTCGCTGGCCCTCTTCGGCGGGTCCCTGCTCATGCGCGAGCAGGCGAGCACGATGAAGGGCTACTGGTACGACAAGGTCAACGTCTCCATCTATCTCTGCAACAAGACCGACGCGGAGTCCTTCCCCTCCTGTGCCAAGGGAGCGGCCACGGAGGACCAGAAGAAGGAGATCCGCGCCGATCTGGAGAAGATGAGCGTCGTCCAGAAGGTCGAGTTCGAGACGGCCGACGAGGCGTACAAGCACTACAAGGAGCAGTTCGACAAGAAGTCGCCGATCGCGGGCTTCGTCACGCCGGACCAGATGCAGGAGTCCTTCCGCGTCAAGCTCAAGGACCCCACCAAGTTCGAGGTCATCTCGACCGCCTTCTCGCAGCGCCCGGGCGTGCAGATGGTGCAGGACCAGAAGGACGTCCTGTCGAACCTGTTCAACCTGGTCAACGGCATGAACTACGCGGCGCTCGGTGTGATGGCCCTGATGCTGGTCGTGGCGCTGATGCTGATCGTGAACACCGTCCGGGTGTCCGCGTTCAGCCGCCGCCGGGAGACCGGGATCATGCGGCTGGTCGGTGCGTCCAGCTTCTACATCCAGATCCCGTTCATCATGGAGGCGGCCTTCGCCGGGCTGCTGGGCGCGGGTCTCGCGTGCGTGCTGCTCGTCAGCGGCCACTACTTCCTGGTGAACAACTGGCTGGTCGACCAGATCGACCTCATCCAGTTCATCGGCTGGGACGCGGTGCTGGCCAAGCTCCCGCTGGTGCTCGCGATCGGGCTGCTGATGCCCGCGCTGGCGGCGTTCGCAGCGCTGCGTAAGTACCTCAAGGTGTGA
- the ftsE gene encoding cell division ATP-binding protein FtsE, with protein sequence MIRFDNVSKSYPKQNRPALRDVSLEIEKGEFVFLVGSSGSGKSTFLRLLLREERASTGQVHVLGKDLARLSNWKVPQMRRQLGTVFQDFRLLPNKTVSENVAFALEVIGKPRGEIRKAVPQVLELVGLGGKEDRRPGELSGGEQQRVAIARAFVNRPMLLIADEPTGNLDPQTSVGIMKLLDRINRTGTTVIMATHDQQIVDQMRKRVIELEKGRLVRDQSRGVYGYQH encoded by the coding sequence GTGATCCGATTCGACAACGTCTCCAAGTCCTACCCGAAGCAGAACCGTCCGGCACTCCGTGACGTCTCGCTCGAGATCGAGAAAGGCGAGTTCGTCTTCCTGGTCGGGTCCTCGGGTTCGGGCAAGTCCACCTTCCTGAGACTGCTGCTCCGCGAGGAGCGCGCGAGCACCGGGCAGGTGCACGTGCTGGGCAAGGACCTGGCCCGGCTGTCCAACTGGAAGGTGCCCCAGATGCGCCGCCAGCTGGGCACGGTCTTCCAGGACTTCCGGCTGCTGCCCAACAAGACCGTCAGCGAGAACGTCGCCTTCGCGCTGGAGGTGATCGGCAAGCCGCGCGGGGAGATCCGGAAGGCCGTCCCGCAGGTGCTGGAGCTGGTGGGGCTGGGCGGCAAGGAGGACCGCAGGCCGGGTGAGCTCTCCGGCGGTGAGCAGCAGCGCGTGGCGATCGCCCGGGCGTTCGTCAACCGCCCGATGCTGCTGATCGCCGACGAGCCGACGGGCAACCTCGACCCGCAGACCTCGGTGGGCATCATGAAGCTGCTCGACCGGATCAACCGGACCGGGACCACGGTCATCATGGCCACCCACGACCAGCAGATCGTGGACCAGATGCGCAAGCGCGTCATCGAATTGGAAAAGGGACGCCTCGTACGCGACCAGTCGCGCGGCGTGTACGGCTACCAGCACTGA
- the prfB gene encoding peptide chain release factor 2 has product MAVVDVSEELKSLSSTMGSIEAVLDLDRMRADIAVLEEQAAAPSLWDDPEAAQKITSQLSHLQAELRKTETLRGRIDDLGVLFELAEAEADADTQAEAEAELASVRKALDEMEVRTLLSGEYDAREALVNIRAEAGGVDASDFAERLQRMYLRWAERHGYSSEIYETSYAEEAGIKSTTFVVKAPYAYGTLSVEQGTHRLVRISPFDNQGRRQTSFAGVEVLPVVEQSDHVEIDESELRVDVYRASGPGGQGVNTTDSAVRITHIPTGIVVSCQNERSQIQNKASAMNVLQAKLLERRRQEEQAKMDALKGDGGNSWGNQMRSYVLHPYQMVKDLRTEFEVGNPTAVLDGDIDGFLEAGIRWRKQQEK; this is encoded by the coding sequence GTGGCAGTCGTTGATGTATCCGAAGAGCTGAAGTCCCTCTCCTCGACCATGGGGTCGATCGAGGCCGTCCTGGACCTCGACAGGATGAGGGCTGACATCGCCGTGCTCGAGGAGCAGGCGGCCGCCCCGTCCCTGTGGGACGACCCGGAGGCGGCGCAGAAGATCACCAGTCAGCTGTCGCACCTCCAGGCGGAGCTGCGCAAGACCGAGACCCTGCGCGGCCGCATCGACGACCTCGGGGTGCTCTTCGAGCTCGCCGAGGCCGAGGCCGACGCCGATACCCAGGCCGAGGCCGAGGCCGAGCTCGCCTCGGTCCGCAAGGCGCTGGACGAGATGGAGGTCCGCACCCTCCTCTCCGGCGAGTACGACGCGCGCGAGGCCCTCGTCAACATCCGCGCCGAGGCCGGCGGCGTCGACGCCTCCGACTTCGCGGAGCGCCTGCAGCGCATGTACCTGCGCTGGGCCGAGCGCCACGGCTACTCGTCCGAGATCTACGAGACCTCGTACGCGGAAGAGGCCGGCATCAAGTCGACCACCTTCGTCGTCAAGGCCCCGTACGCCTACGGCACGCTCTCCGTCGAGCAGGGCACCCACCGCCTCGTGCGCATCTCGCCCTTCGACAACCAGGGCCGCCGCCAGACCTCCTTCGCGGGCGTCGAGGTGCTCCCGGTCGTCGAGCAGTCCGACCACGTGGAGATCGACGAGTCCGAGCTGCGCGTCGACGTGTACCGCGCGTCGGGCCCCGGCGGCCAGGGCGTCAACACCACCGACTCCGCGGTCCGGATCACGCACATCCCGACCGGCATCGTCGTCTCCTGCCAGAACGAGCGCTCCCAGATCCAGAACAAGGCGAGCGCCATGAACGTCCTCCAGGCCAAGCTCCTCGAGCGCCGCCGCCAGGAGGAGCAGGCCAAGATGGACGCGCTCAAGGGCGACGGCGGCAACTCCTGGGGCAACCAGATGCGTTCGTACGTCCTGCACCCGTACCAGATGGTCAAGGACCTCCGTACCGAGTTCGAGGTCGGCAACCCGACCGCCGTCCTCGACGGCGACATCGACGGCTTCCTCGAGGCCGGTATCCGCTGGCGCAAGCAGCAGGAGAAGTAA
- the smpB gene encoding SsrA-binding protein SmpB translates to MAKTAKKETGRKLVAQNKKARHDYHILDTYECGMVLTGTEVKSLRQGRSSLVDGFVQIDGGEAWLHNAHIPEYTQGTWTNHSARRKRKLLMHRAEIDKLDSKSQETGHTIVPLAIYFKEGRAKVEIALAKGKKEYDKRQTLREKQDTRESNRAIAAARRRQRASAARG, encoded by the coding sequence ATGGCTAAGACAGCGAAGAAAGAGACGGGGCGCAAGCTCGTCGCGCAGAACAAGAAGGCGCGGCACGACTACCACATCCTGGACACCTACGAGTGCGGCATGGTGCTGACCGGCACCGAGGTGAAGTCGCTGCGCCAGGGGCGCTCCTCGCTGGTGGACGGCTTCGTGCAGATCGACGGCGGTGAGGCGTGGCTGCACAACGCCCACATCCCCGAGTACACCCAGGGCACGTGGACCAACCACAGCGCGCGCCGCAAGCGCAAGCTCCTGATGCACCGGGCCGAGATCGACAAGCTCGACTCCAAGTCGCAGGAGACGGGGCACACCATCGTGCCCCTCGCCATCTACTTCAAGGAGGGCCGGGCCAAGGTCGAGATCGCCCTGGCCAAGGGCAAGAAGGAGTACGACAAGCGGCAGACCCTGCGCGAGAAGCAGGACACGCGCGAGTCGAACCGGGCCATCGCCGCGGCGCGCCGCCGGCAGCGGGCGTCCGCTGCGCGGGGTTAG